The nucleotide sequence AAGCATACAACAAAGAATACAAGGCACTGGAGCCTAAGAGAGACtaggaaggaaaagaagaaagatgggaGAAAGAAGTGATGGTAGATTGTGGGGTGTTCAGCCTTTTCACTCTGGCTGAATCCTTCGTTTCCATCACTTAGTTTCTTGGGGTGGTACTCACAATTAAAAGACCACATGGCATCCATAATCTAACAATCAAGCCTGGTCAAATATAGGTGTCACAAGCAAAAGTTACTGATCAACAACATAATAGCAAAATAGTTGAGTCCTTTTGTTATCTTTAGGCTAAGTTTCAGATGGGAAAAAGTGAAAAGAATGTGTCAATTCTAAACATAAAGATGTAGAGAAGAACAGATGGATTTTGGATGAAAAGATGTGAATTTGGGAAGCATATATGATATACATAGTAACAGAGAGATTTGTAAGATGATGGATGTGCATATCCAACAATCCATCTGCTAATTTGTTGTGTTTATGACAAACATCTTAGGCTGCATTTGaaggttttaaatttttaatatcttttttcttgattaaaaattttCTGATTTTGAAAGTTGAGTTTTTTCTTTTGTGGAGGTGTTTGGTTTCCAAATCATAAAAGTCTAAAATGGAAAATTATAAGACGATGGGGAGGAGAAAATCATGAACTTCGAAAATTCCACTAGAAGCAGAAATTTTCAAATGATGATTGCATGGACTTTATGATTTTTTCTAGCATGGAGAAATGTGCAGAAttttaaaataatgaattgtaaTATCTAAAATCACAAGAAACTCTTAAGAAACACTATTCTTTGTGCTCCAAAAGTTTAAGGACAGTAAACATCAGGGGTAAATTCCCCACAATATTTACAGAACTTCAACATTCAACATCTCCCAGGTTGTCTCCATGGTAACTAGATTTGGTGAATAACTTGTGCAGGTCTTGCTGGCATTACATGGCAGACAAAGCAGATTTGTTATGACCCAGTGGTTGAGGGGAAAGGGGGTTTTCACATGGGAAGCATCTGAATGGAATGGACTAACCCAAATCCTTCGGCAAGTTTTCCAAGAAAATATGGAGTGTGCAACAAGCGAATCATTAAACATGAGCAGAATGAGAGTCGTTCACAGGGAAACCAATCTTCACAAAATGGGAGGTTCAGATATTCTCATTGTAGTGGACACAGCGCTGCTAGACCAAAGTACAAACATATGGAATCAGCAGCTGATTTTCTTAGAGCAATACTGCGGAAAAGCAAAATTTGCATGGGTGTTAAGCCATAATACCTCCAATGCCATCAAGGTGGAGCTGCGACGGAGAGGGCATTTTTTGATGATTAGCAAACCATTATACAAGACAAAGATGATCCATATCTTGGACGCTGTTGTAAATGAGGTAAACTTCAAAAACCAAAATGGTAGGAATCTGTTAAACTCAACCATGGATGAAGACTTGCATGAAAGCCATGAATTGGATTCCATTCATTTTGATGCTATCAGTTCAGATGATTCTGACGCATCCAATCTAgataaacaaaattcaaaaatgaatACATTTTCTAGTGAAGAAGAAATAATAGAAAGAATGCCAGAATCTCATCAACCTAATTCTAATTCAAGAAAAATGTCTACTCAAAGGGTCTCCCtggataaaattataaaaaacccCAACATTTCATTGGCAATGGAAAACTCCCTAAATATGTCAGAAGATTTCATCGAAATTGACAAGCATGGAAATAAAAGCATGGACTATTCAAGTCGGTATGAGTATAAAGACATCAAAAAGAGCATGATCAGTTCAATAAATGACAAATTACAAGATATAAAACCCCATTCAGCAGTTGGCAACAAAGATGCCTTTCTTAAGTTGAATCAGCTGCACGATGAAGGAGAAAGCATGATAGAGCAAGAATATCCATGGAATGCCAAGCCTACTTTGTATGACAAAGCAGAAACCAAACAGAAAATGATGGCAAAAACAAATGTGGCATCATCAGGTAATACCCATGCAGAAGGAATGGAAAAAACAACTGAGCACAGAAAGGTTGACTGAACTTACTTGTAGAAGTTCAAGGCTCCTTAAAAGTCAGGATATGCAGTATAGTGTGCATAAGGGGGACTGTGTAGCTTCAATAGTTACAGATCAAAATCCTCTTGAAGGCTTACATATACTACTTGTAGAAGATAACCAAATACTACAGAGAGTTGCAACAGCCATGCTGGAGAAAAAAGGAGCCAAAGTTACAACTGCAGGAGATGGAATGCAGGCAGTAGATGCTATAAAATGCATGTTATGTGCAGAAGAAATTAAAAGACAAAATTCAAGTCATAAAGGTGGTGTTGCAGGACTGAGTGAATTGCAAACATATCCATCATTCAATCTGGTTCTAATGGATTGTCAGGTATCATTCTTACGATAAGCTTTATGTTACACATTCAGAACCTTCCTCTCTACTACCTTTCTCTTTTTCCAAGTTTATAATATGGAAATGCTTGATTTATGTTtctctattacctttttctattTTCTCAAATTTATACATGTGAATGCTTGATTGAaggtttcctttttgttttagccCTTTTCTGTAGCCTCCCTATGTAGTGTAAAATGAGTGCTCTAGAAACTGAAATTGCTTGTGAACTCATATCAGAGTCAAATAAGGTCAGACCTAATCATGTTAACTAACTCATTTAATCCATAAGTTAAATGATTGGGATTGTAAACCATTCTGTATATTGTAACTTGGTTTGCGTGATGTGATGACTCTTTAGTAGAAGTTTTATATTTTCATTCTTGAAGATATAGTCCCATCTAGGACAAACAGTACTGGGGGGACAGATTTATCATGCAAACTTTCAAATAGCCATTAGGAGTCATGATACCAAGCGGAGCTAGCAAAAAGAGGATCAAACTCACGcaataatattttcaaaagaaagacaGCCAATTTTGTATTCATATTTTTGTTTGGAGACATAAAAGGTATGTCTTATCCTATCTTGACAATAAAGATGTTAACCTACCACTAGAAtctcaaaagcttaagctgttaAGAAGGGCTCAATAATGTATATCAGGCCTTAATGCCTCCCCCCTTCCACCTCATGTGCGACCTGGACCATGCGCGTGAAGCCACAACCTAGTCAAGAATGAACAACTCAACCAGGAATGAATGAAAGAGGAAAGAGTCAAGATGATAAAAGGATATTTTTGGCTCAGATACCATGTTAACTTACACTAGATCCCAAAAACTTAAGCTGTTAAGGAACAGGTCATTGAAATATATCAGACCATAACAAAAGTAATGTTCAGTTCTAACATGGCTCTTCCTGAAATGCTCAAGAAAGATAATACACATGAATCAAAATTATGATCCATCGATAGAACAAAAAAGGTTTGCATGGTGATGTTTTCTAAAAACAGAGTACAAAAATCCAATAATCTGATTTCCTCTTCTGGTGATGCCAACCAATCAATCTTCCTTTTGTACTCCTAAAAATGGATAAGAAAACCATGATCTCCATACTATAGAGGATCAATCAGACTTAAGATGTGTAACACACCCTGAGATGTCCATATAGATACTTTAATTAATATCTCCTGCTGGCAATGGAGTGAAGATTTTAAAGTCAGGTTTGTGCATGAGGATTGCAGATGCCCAAGTTGGATGGCTATGAGGCAACAAAAGCAATCAGAAATCTCGAGGCAGGAACTGGTTTGCATATCCCAATCATCGCAGTGACAGCACACGCAATGTCATCAGATGAAGCCAAATGCTTGGACGTAGGGATGGATGCATATCTGACAAAACCAATTGACAGCAAGTTGATGGTATCTACTGTTCTCTCACTGACTCAGAGAGATGTTTGACAGAGAACTTGTCATTGTGAAAGAAATGTTTAAGCTTTCAATTGTTAAAGAGAACAAGTTTTATTCATAAATCCTTCAGCAACAAATAGTATCTTGTACAGTTACAAGCAATTATATTCGAAGACGACTGCAGATCTTGCATTGCAAAACTCCTCACAACAGTGATTGAAAATTTCTAATTTTGGTGCCTGGAGTTGTGGAACTGTAACAAAACGTTGGCATCAAATTTTTGTTGGCTGCTGCTTCTTGATGAGCCTAATTCTATGGATATCCATCATATTCAACCAGCAGGCCACTTGAAACATGAATGGTACTGTTTAATTCCATCTATCAGCAGATCTTGTATACTAACTACTGAAGTATGAGCACAAACATAAGGAAAATTCTGTGCATCCAAATTCTAGTgattcatcaatgggtacagaATTATCTTCTCACGCATTCAACAAATGCAACTGAGGTTTCCTTAGTCAATTTCGCAACCTATCTTTCCACAAACTACTAGAATACGTTTTCTGAAAAATTAGGTGCCGGACAACTTATCCGCTTCATTATTATGGAAGCTGAAGCTAATttatgtaagaaaatataaaatatataaataaatctacctcatcctattaGCTCAAGCTTTTGGGACAAGCAGTGATTTTAACATGGCATCAGAGCAGAGCTCCTGAGTTCAAACCCTGTCTGCGCACTCTTTAAcctcattattaaaaatttcacatgttaGGCTGATTTTAACAATCTAGATATCAAAATAGAGAACATGATATGATATTGGCTTAGAAATGTGAAGGACTGAAGGTGATCCAAACCCTGCCTATTAGTGcatagaataaaagaaaaaaaaagaagatcatTATGCAGAAACTAATCCAACTGGTACCCttagccaaaagaaaaaaaaaaaagcctcggTCTAGGATGAAATCTAAGCAGGGAGAGAGATGGGGGGTGAGTGGTGGTACCGAAGCTGGTGGCATGAGAATGGAGATGGGAAGAGCTCCGAGGAAGCTAGCGGAGTCGCATTTCCTAGGGCACCACGGCGAGTCCCCTGGTTCTCAACCGCCGTCCTGCAACCCCTTTGTGCGTGCGGGCGCGCGTTTGAGCGTGCATATGTAGGCCTGGCTGAGGCCAAGCGCGTATTTAGCGCCGCGGACTCACATTAGGAGAAGGAAGGCTAATAAACTCATGCGATTTCTCcttgagagtgagagagatcCATGCAAAGCCCGGATCCTATTCGATCTTCTTGGCTTCTCTCCATCTAAGTATCTCTCATTAAATAGCTCGTATACAATGGGCCTAACTATGTCCCTTACCACATACAGCCTAAAAACTTACAAGAAAGACTAGTTCAAACTAATAAATTCATGTGGCATctcttttattaatcaatataaATTATAACATTAGATCGGCCTGTTTGGGACCGAGATTGATAACTTGTAGTCTCATGCTACTGTGTATGGGAGAGAAAGCATCAACGATTACAATCTCATATGATGAAGGCATTTCCATTTTTAGCTGCCATGCTCCTCttgtttctttgcttgagcacGAGGGAAAATTATTATGATGTAGCTTTATCAACAAGGAGATTATATACAAAAAATGATGGGTAGCCCAACACTTCATGGCTGATGATGCTTAGGACTATGGATGAAGGTAGGATAATGTCATGATAATGCATATGCAAAGCAAGGTTTTAAAAATGATGCAACTTGTGCTCGATAGAAGAATTCGGATTCAAGAACCACAAACGGTGGTAGTATTAAGGCTTCAAGCAAGCCAAGTCTGCTTCAAGCTTGGCCTGTTTTGTAATTAAGCTAACCTCAACCAAGCTTTTTTAATTTGAGTTGAATTGGAGTTATTAATAAATAGCTTATAAAAGGAATTAGCGAGTTCTCATGGGATTTATGCATGTAAGACTCTCCCACTTATTACAATATATTATTAGAAATACCGTCAATTTGGAAGTTGAGTAGTTCAACAATTTGAATGAAGGCATATATACAATCCCTTCGGTCAACAACTATATAAACTCGCAGTTAAAAAGGATACTAAATCTATAGTCTTATCTGAAGTGTCTTATATACATGCCACATAATATTTTCGTTTGTATCTTAATTTCTCATGAAATGCAGGCAGGCTTGCATAAGAGATAAAAAACATTACATTCTTACCATCAACAATATGTCGATAAGAATTAACTTCTTATAAATAGTGGGTGCTTGTGTAGTTGAAATGCAAGAGAAAATTTTATCGTTGCTAGTGCAAAATTTGTAATTGAAATGGATAATTCTAATAAAACCACAACTTCAAAAAATTTCGACTAAATGTGGAAATATTATATTTGaataaaaagtaaaacaaaaacatATCCGGTAGAttgaaaaaattgaaataaaatGGAGAAGGGAAGATGTTGTAACATCTTTCTAGATATTTTACACTtttcaaagattttttttaacgaAAATCGACAAACAAGACCGCTATCAAATAGCAAGATCATATAAAcgagaatgaaaaaaaaaaaaaaaaaacgaaaagtcTATACTTAACGAAGCTTTCGATACCTTGACATAGGTTATTGCTTTTGAATAATACCAAATACCGTCTACGGAAGTCCGCTCCCAGGGGATATCCGCGGTCTCAGAAATCCGGGATACCCAGTTCAGCATATCCGGTCTGATATCGGGTTCAGCATATCCGACCCCCTTTACCTTCTGCCCTCTCCTTCTTGCGCTCTTTGTTTGCTCTTGCTGCAAGAAACAAAGCACACGGAGGAGTAACAGAGAAAGCAACCCGAATAAACCgtaggagagaagaagaagaagagaaggtgtCGTCATAGCCATGGCTCGATACGACCGCGCAATCACGGTCTTCTCCCCCGACGGCCACCTGTTCCAGGTGGAGTACGCCCTCGAGGCCGTCCGCAAGGGCAACGCCGCCGTTGGCGTCCGCGGCACCGACACCATCGTCCTCGGCGTCGAGAAGAAGGCCACCCCCAAGCTCCAGGACTCCAGGTGCCTCCACCTTTTTCTCAAACCCCCATCCTTTTCAGGGTGAggactagggttagggttttgatcttgttttgatcttcttccagATCGGTGAGGAAGATCGTGAGCCTGGACAACCACATCGCGTTGGCTTGCGCGGGGCTGAAGGCCGACGCGCGGATCCTCATCAACCGGGCCCGCATCGAATGCCAGAGCCACCGCCTTACGGTGGAGGACCCTGTCACCGTCGAGTACATCACGCGCTACATCGCCGGGCTCCAGCAGAAGTACACCCAGAGCGGCGGCGTCAGGCCCTTCGGCCTCTCGACCCTCATCGTTGGCTTCGATCCCTACACCGGGGTCCCTGCGCTCTACCAGACCGATCCCTCGGGAACCTTCTCTGCCTGGAAGGCCAATGCCACTGGGAGGAACTCCAACTCCATGAGGGAGTTCTTGGAGAAGAACTACAAGGAGACATCTGGGCAGGAGACGGTGAAATTGGCCATCCGAGCGCTGCTTGAGGTAAATTATTGGCATTTGATCCTGTTTTGTACTGGATGTTCATTTGCTTCAAGTAGTCAAAGCTGCGTGCTTAAGATTGCTTAGAACTGTTTTCATAGTAATACTAGGCCTTCTCCTCGAAGGTGTATATTTGCTGTGGACATGGATACATGTTTTTGGAGTCCCTCaaaatggacgagacttgactAAGTTGTATGCGGACTAAGTGTATGTTGGAACACCTCAAAGTCGAAAGTCCGAATTAACTAAAGTAAATGAAGAACTTCAATAATCTCTTGCGACATATATGCAAGAAAAGTTATCTAGTTCTGCGCTTTGTGTTCTGGGATTCCTTATTTCCATCCACATGCTTCCATCCAAGAATATAATACACCTTCTGGAATTATTTATAGGCGATCAGGGGAACTTTATTATCACTAGAAAGTATGAAATTGTAATGAATTTTCTTTGTTGCCCACAGAGAGATATGTCCATTTTGACATTTGCATCCTAATCTAGGATTTTTGATAATTTTTGCTATTTTATATGTTATGTTTGATGTTTCTTGTTGCTATTAATGCTTTCCTACTTTTGAATTTGTGGCCTCTTGTTTCTCTGCAGTTAGATATATGTTCAGGCAGTTGAAATTTGGTATGTATTGAAAATCCAAAGGTGCTCTAGAGTATATCACATACTAAACTGGTTTTATGGAAGAAATATTTAGACAATAAGGGCTTAAAAATCaacacaaaaaaaagataaaatatatggaatgcatttttttttttgaaaataaaaatgaagatgAGATCCTACTTAAGATTGAAGGACAAGATATATCGCAAAGTAACTTGTTTCATAATCTTAGGATCTACTATATGAAATAATGGACAAAAAGATGAAGATGTATGCAATAAGAGTAGAGCTAGTTGGGTGAAGAGGGGAGGTGCTTTTGAGGTATCATGTGTTTGATCATTGATGCTAACTACATCTTAAGTAGAAATTTTGTAGAACAATGATAAGGTTTACAATGTTGTATGActcaaaacattgagtataataGAAATAAGAATCTTAAAATAGATGTATGGTAGACTTGGAAAAGACAGGTTAAGAAATAAGTATATTAGAGGAGCTGTTGAAGTTGTGTAAATTAAGGATGAAATGATGGGGAATCAATTAAGATGCATTGGCATGTTCAATGAAAATTTGAAGGGGCTTCAGTAAGAAAAAAGTACTTTAATTTGTCTTGAAGGATATTGGAGGAAGACAAGTTTTAAGGTAAATTGGATGGAAGTTGTGAGGAAAGATATCGAAAAGTTTAAAATAACATCATAGATGATCCTAAATAGGAATTATAATACCCCAAATAGTTGGATTGAGGCTTGATGATTATGGTTATGAAAATTAGAGATGCATGTCAATTGAAAAAATTGCTACATAAGGTTGTTCCTCTTGGTCCATGATAATAGAAC is from Phoenix dactylifera cultivar Barhee BC4 chromosome 18, palm_55x_up_171113_PBpolish2nd_filt_p, whole genome shotgun sequence and encodes:
- the LOC103720608 gene encoding proteasome subunit alpha type-7 — protein: MARYDRAITVFSPDGHLFQVEYALEAVRKGNAAVGVRGTDTIVLGVEKKATPKLQDSRSVRKIVSLDNHIALACAGLKADARILINRARIECQSHRLTVEDPVTVEYITRYIAGLQQKYTQSGGVRPFGLSTLIVGFDPYTGVPALYQTDPSGTFSAWKANATGRNSNSMREFLEKNYKETSGQETVKLAIRALLEVVESGGKNIEIAVMTREKGLRQLEEAEIDAIVAEIEAEKAAAEAAKKAPSKEI